The sequence below is a genomic window from Mytilus edulis chromosome 2, xbMytEdul2.2, whole genome shotgun sequence.
acatttttatattatatcctTTTAACCAATATCCAAGCCTATCAACCTTGACTGGTGTATTGCtatgaaaattatatttaacCTCATTTTCTAGTGGGGACAGTTTTTTCTGTCCTTGGGGAAGAGGTGTCGTCTCTGTTATTAGATACGGAGGGACCACGAAAGGGCTGGTTATTCCCACCTTGTATCTTTTTTATGTTGTTACTGTTTTGTGTGAACTTGTAGGGTAGCCGAACCGGTTTTTTACATGCTGAAAATGAGTGGTTAAAACCACAGTTAAAACATCTGTGCTGAAACTTGCATTTATCATTGAACTTGCACCCTAAACCCTTATGAAAAGAAAACTCCAACTGGCCAGCGAGTATTTCCACTTTTGTTATTGTCATTCCCAGTTTTCAGGTTTCCTTGTAGTTTAGCTCTCATATACAGTTCTAGGTGTGTACACCCCCATGGCGCTTCTCCTCTTTCTATTAATTTCCTAAATTCTATATCATACATTTGCCAGTTCCCCCCTTCTCGTGACATTTCCAGGATTATTTCCATGTGGTGGGGAATTACAGACCCTAATTTAGGGTTTTTAGTGCAAATTATTGCCGTGAATTTGTTCCAGGCTGATAGCCATTGGTTTAGAGTTAATGTTTTCTTGTTCTGTTCTTCAGTAATGGACAATTCAGGGTTGTCAGCCCCATGAACCAGTTGTAGTCTGTATTTTGTCTCATCATTTTCTAATAGGGCGTGGAAGTTGATGTATTGTCCCGCCCAGatttgttgtttaattttatCTGGTATGTTTCCCCCAGGTTTGAGGGAGCAACTTACAAAGGCTGATTGACCCCCAATAATTTGTTTGTCAACGGTTGGTTGTACAGCCAGAACCTCTGGACTGACAACTACAATGTTATTGTCATTGTTTTGCTCTCCACTACCTTGTATATTTCTGTTCAGATTTTCCACGTGATGTTGTACTTCAGCCTCCTGAACGTCTGAATTGCCATTATTTTTTGAAGCTATCTTGTCGAAAATTTCTTCCATTCTCCTTTCCATACGGCTAGCTACCCTTTCTGTGACACGATTGGTTAACTCCTCCATGACATCTGGGGACATAACTGTTGGATTATTTGGAGGATTTGGAGGCCCACTTGGCCTCACAGTTGAATTTTGCTTTCTCTGGGCAGCCGTCTTCATTTTCTTAATGGCACCTGCCACTCCAAACGAGGCTTGTCTTTTGGGAGGCATTGTCTAGAATATACTAATGCAAAATTAATACGATACTTCCAATAtagtatttttcatttataataggcctataatttttttttaatttaatttgtctatttgtttttctttatatttcagccTGATTATTCATGTTAATCTgtttaaataattaaatctggaGATACTCCCCAGTTAAAATTGTTTGTGTTAGATGTAAAAAGCATtctgctgtaaaaaaaaaaaattatatataattttctatTGTTTACTATGCATGACCTACTTTATTGTCATTGTTATAAAAGTCAAGACTGGTAATAATGTGCTGTGTACTCTGATATCAATCAAAACAGTAATATGTGGGTTTGATATGTAAATTTGTGTGTTAACGTGTATTTATATATGGTAAGTACTACTCGAAACATGATTATGCATCATAATGTCGATTGTCATTCTGTTGCGAGTATCCACCggaagtttacaaaatattacaaaattttcaaatgcGGTTCAGATACGTGTTAATTTCCGTTTTCTGATTTAATCTCTTTGCAGGCATAGATAATTGCTCCTCTTACTGACTTGTATATATGGTATTGACCTTTTGTATTCAGATGTACTCCATCGGAATTAAATTTAtctttgcatgaatttttatgtGTGGTGTCGAAGGAAAATCTTTTGTTATGATCCCAAAAGATAAATTTCGATGATTTTTCAACCTCgatttttataatgttatttattttttgtgctTTTTCGAAAGACATATTCTTGTATTCTCTATCTCTGACGCTATCTTTCATTAATCTGAAATTATCCCGTGGAAAGCGTGGCATGATGGCACATATTACTACTCGTCGCACGCCATACGTATTTGTCAGGATCgaacaaaaacttatcattttATATGCCACTTCCTCAACCGACGTGTCCTCTACTACATCGTTACCACCAGCTAGTAGAACAACACAATCGGGTTTAATAAGTTTAACTATGCCCAAGTCGAACTTCATCATTTTATGAATAGTTCTTCCTCCTACGCCATGCCACTCCACATTTGaagtttttatcaaattaaagtcTAAATGGTGTCTATGATCGTGTCCTGCTTTCAGGTAGTTGTGAAGCCGATGGCAAATGGAATGACATAGTATGAGTGTGTTTAAAGGCATGCTTagataaacatataaaaatatatatgaaattgaaTGTCACCAAATTTCTGTACTTGTTTCTCCTTCGGCAGCAATTTGGAAAAGAGGCTGGATATTCAAACATGTGCTTGTAGCAGCGCCCCCTTTCAATTAAAGAATTCCAGAGAGTTTCAAGTCAGATAATAACATATGTACCTACTTAACTATTTTTACATATTTCCAAAAATTTACAGAACATGATAACACAAGACTGAATACAATAAAAATTAACAGTCTTTATTTGTGCCATAAAGTCACCTATGCTGCACATAAGTGTATTTTCTTATTGTTcctttttaaagtttcaaataaaTGTCTTAAAGATTCTTTTAAGATCAATGAAACTAAACTTCTTTCTTTTGTGTTCATTCTTCGTTTTGCTGAGGAGCGGGTAGAGAGAACATATACTTAAGAAAAACTATTTGAATAACTTTTAGTAAAGCATTGTAGGAAACAATGGCACTTGTTAGTCATTAActtaatgaaaattgaaatatttcgTTCTACGTAAATACTACCGACTAGGACGAGAACAAACCTGCCTCAGCTATAGCCACAGCTTTGTCACTTGTGTGTATTAAAATCTCATTGGTCAACATTTCGAACAGAGATACATTTAAAactagaaataaaatataaaaagcaaaggaacagtattttattcctgttcttccaTTTTTTCTACTTCCttctttttgtgtgtgtgtttttgttgCTTTGCATGTAATCATTTTGTTTCCTTAGTGAATACCATATCCTGATTTTCGTTTCCATTGAAATGGTGTCAAGAGTGTAAAACTTTAAATTGTAATATAACGAAATAGTTTccaattgcacctattttgactgtttttttcACCTGGGTTTTTTGAATGATACAGACAAAAGTTTCAATTCAGTGTTTATTTTGTAGACGTGTCCTTCTTAACTATACAGTTACAACATCATAATTTTGAATTGGTATTGAATTATGGAAAAATGGACTTGAACCGACCGACCTCCTTACAATCCATGATTCTGAActgagtacccaaattgcatccaatATCTTCTTTAATTTGAACTTGataaaatttcttcttttatttgatgtaaacaaattatttaaatattaaatcagatatcttatttttttggaaattaaaatagattgatatgattcattttacatGATAATCATACTGAAGGACATttataaaagaattatttataGATACTTACAttaaatttttcctttttttattattggtgttgtttggtattttttgtaTGCGTTTATATAATATTAGTCATCACCAGTGTCTGAACAGAAAGTTAATGatccaggggtatgtcaaagaaattctggtcctttttctaaaaaaaaatcatctaaagataccaagaccttgtcgATAAATATTCCTTATTAATTTAACATATAATATACGATGGTCTTAATGTATAGAATCTAGGTACTGCATTGTTTTTCATCTTAATaacgtattatagtattcttttatttgcttTGACAATTATAACTTTTAATGCTAAGTCGACTGTAGTTTTCGTAATATCGATTTGACGTGGCTCCGTACTTATACGAcccgtcattgtgttgttgtGCTAGAGTAAGTTtccgtattcttgtctttcaattAGATTATTTGCATTGTTTGTATGACTTTTTGTTTTTCTCTGTTGACATATTTGTGTGTtcttatagtgattaagattataacaaaatgttaaatatttttaatatttttagctattatgtctgtttgttttgttcacacctCGTTGTCAAAACAATGGAATTATATGTGGCTGTCATGCAtgttaagctagctttaaaaccagatttaaattctccctcgccatGCTCGTCCGAATTTACTAAAATCCTTGGtatgataaataaaacaaaactctaGCTATAGGTTTAGATGCTCGCAGTAACTTTTCTAGTAAGCAATGTTTAATAACATTATAATCCAACATATTATAAGTACAAACACAATTGTCCAATACATTTAAATGGGCTGAAATAAAACTTGGTATTATAATCATATACATTATGATATGACAATAAACTGCAAACTGACTGTCGTAGTTACTGTGAGCACTTTCGATGCACTGACACCCACAAGTGTTCTTTCTTAATATAACGGAACCCCACCTTTTAAACCGCCATTTTTCACGTGCATATATTacccatatatatatttataaccaaAAGAAGAACCCGTTATACAACTACTCTCACTAACCAGTTTTGAACTTAAAAATAGTATAACTATAACACAGGGGAAACTCCAAGTCATaacgaaaagaaatttaaataatccaccattttctacataagaaaatgcctgtatgacaattgttatctatatgtttgatttgtttgagaatttgatttcgccattttcttaaggactttccgttttaagaattatcctcggagttcgatatattttttattttactttttttcttatttattaatttaccgtttccttaaagtcatatgaaacgagtgactgttGAAAAATGATGTTAATCCAATTCTCGAACCATGGATGCAAAAAGCTTTTTATTTGCATGAACTATCTATGTATTAATACATGAATGTGATGTCTTGCtgtatgtttgtgttgtaaaTGCATCTGatgttattaaataaatttttttatttatttaatatttgtcaGTTAAATATCTCTTCTTATAtgattactttactttactttttaaagtTGTGTCTTAAGGTTACAAACTTCTCAAATTTATGTAAGTTAATACGAGTTTTAAGCAAGCGAGTGTGACTTCAGGCTGGATTGTGTGTTGTTCTTGTATATATTGAGGACATTTTGATAATACGCCATTCCTCATGGCTTTTGAAAAAACCATTAAGCAAGGTGTTTTAAGCAGTTATTAAAACACTTATTTTGCCTTAAAATATCAAACTACTTATCGGAACAGATTTTGCAGACTAAGCAGTCCTTTATTTTGTCATGGTTTATTTCAGTGTAAGGCAACTTCAATCCAAACATTGTTTTCTACAAACAGGACAACTCAATTAAATAGGTAAccctaaaaaatatttacaaagaatcAGAACACATTGCAAACAtggaacaaatgacaattaaacatattCAGGATCATTTCTGAGAATTTTGTATAAACTGTCATGTACGGAAAAACTCGGTCATGAAATTTTTAAAACACCCATGTATAAGGAAGTATTTATTCTTCGCACTTCTTTAAGCTTGATGCATACATAGTATAAATATCTACTGAACAAGCTTATTCAGGTATTTAAGTTATATGGTGCGGACGCAATCAACATCGGACCATGGGTTTATTTGATGGAATTTCGAAATTTATTCTTGTATCAGCAATTTTGACTGCTGTTGGATTTCTTGTACATTTGATCGGTTATGGAGCACCGTACTGGTTAAAAATTGGTGATCTTAATACAGGACTTTGGAAATATTGTTTTGGCAGCCAATGTATTAATACAGTTAGCGAGCCTTTCAAAAATACATTTGCAATATACGAAGGTTTGTATTACTTTATTAATTCAAGTCGTCAATAATTGTATCTAATGAAATAATTACAATTTTCTTTTCGTCTTGATATCTTTCAATTTCTGTAGAAagcctctttttttaaatcatttcacaGGAATTCTATAATATAATTCACTCTTTATTGTCCATGTTTAAAACATTGCCTCGGGTCTGCAAGATCAGATTATTATATACGGGACGATACACGTTAATTTCAAGCGTATACGTCATTGACTTAAAAAAGGGGCTTCTCAAAACCCCGAATGGTCTCAACTTAAAGTGTAAATAATTGCTCTAAATTAAAGTGCAGTGTTTGTTTTCAGGATGGTTGGCGGCAGTTCAAGCCTTTGAGACACTTGCCTTTCTAGCCAATCTAGCGACAATGGCCGTTATGGGACTAAGATTTACAGTCATGAAAGAGCAGAAGATATTGCCAATTGGCATCTTTATATTTCAGTTTGCTTCAGGTTGTATATGTAACATGAAGATAGACAGGTCATTGCTAGTTGACCGAACTGACATCTATTTTTTTCGTTTGACCTGATCTTTAACAAACATTCTTCAAAGTCTATATATGCGCACTTGACAAAGCTCTTCAGTGGACTCTTTTGTATTGACAAGGAGTTCTGTATTTAACTATATACACCACATTACACTAAATAGGTTTAGCTTTGAGTCATTATATGTGATTTGTGTTACTTCAAGCGTTGTATTGTTTCTCGTAAATTAATTTTTTAGTTTGCTCTGATATTTTTCCCTGGTCGCGGTCTTTTCTATTATTCCTTCTACAGTGTCTCACAAGATTGTGCAATATAAACGACCCCggttttgaataaacatttatactTTTCATGTTGAAAATAGGCAGATCGATCATATTTTGCTTCATTTTCACTGCTTGCGTTTTGGGTTAAATTGTGAGGATAACTTTTACAGTTAAATAATATTAGCTTTTAACTTAAGTTTTTGTGAATTAAAAGACCTTTAGTAtgattttttaaactgttttgttaaaatatttgaaataggcTCTctccgcgatatagccttttgtTAAGGAATCGCCATTTGATTGGTTATTCAATTTACTGTATAATTAAGACTTGATAATGCTATGTTTTGTAAAAATACACAAGAATGTAAATTATAATTCACGAATGATTCTCTTTAAaatgataactttttcaaaggaTGGAAACACGTGATCTGCAAAATTTCGAAAATTTCTAAAGAATGCGATTTTTTGATAATGTTAACATTCTCAAAAAGAACTGGCAATCAGACCTTTCAACGATGAAAATAACACGAATGTTTATGTTTCAAGTAACTTTCGATAAATCtgacataacatatataagatcATTGTTTTTAATCATATTCATATAGCTTTGTTTTTAGACTTGTCCATTTAGCAAAAAAGAAACACTGAACAAAATATAATAGTAACTGAACAAAATATAATAGTAaccataaatgttaaaaaaaacaccacaccAAACAATGGTATTCTCTGTTAATTTCAGAGTGTAACTGTCTTTTTAAGGATGTAGTcaggtaaaaaataaaatcttgaatTAAAAATTGTTACTTTGAAGAACATTAGGTAATGTTCAAAACAAgctaaagattttgataaaagagggacgaaagataccagagggacagtcaaactcataaatcgaaaataaactgacaacgccatggctaaaaatgaaaaagacaaacagacaaacaatagtacacatgacacaacatagaaaactgaagagtaaacaacacgaaccccaacaaatactaggggtggtctcaggtgctccggaagggtagacagatcctgctccacatgtatatAAGTGTTGAACTCCTTTTGGAGATCCTTGATTTTAAAGAAATGGCGAGATAATGATGACTCGGACTTTAACTTTATATTTAGCATTGACATtaatttgggtctcaaatcaataGAAAAGATATCTAGAATCTACTTAAACTTTGGAAAATGACCTTGTATGAGCTGTATAATTATCATGTATAAGAAACATTAGTGATATGGGGACATAATATTTTATACTGTATAGTAGGAATGAAAtcaaggagtccgaacatctgACTTGACTACATCCCTTAAGCAATTGATGCTACTTTAATAATAAATTCCAATGCCCAGTTCATATCAAATTAGTGTAATCAGTTATGTGTAAATTAAGAAGGGAGCAGTTGTATGACTACAGCACAACAATGAATCAAAATTCATCAAGTAATCACGCCGTGTCAGAATCTTATCAcctaatattttaataaaaaaagagtACATCAAACTATTGTGATTGGTTTAGTAGGTCAccaacaatggaaattcaaccaatgacgtagcgttattttcattttggtgtacaaacAATGAGGTTGCCGATAGTCCTTAGTTTTCTAACTTTAAATCAAAAGAGTTGCCacgtttaaatattttttttttcaattatcttcatatgaataaataaatattttatatcaatcttTTATTTCAGTTGGTCTTACCCTTCTTGGTGTGATCATATATGGTGCCAAAAGTCCTTTATCTAACTATGGATATGCATTTGTTTTTGAGATTATATCTGCGATCATAATTCTTGTTGCTGGAGTCTTCAGTTTCTTGGATTGGAGAGGCGCTTCTGTACCTGCTTAAACAATAATACAATCATTGCAAGTTACATTCATTACTTTTGCTACTGAACTGCCGTGtatgaagactgtactttgactaataataatttactgttacaaattgtgactttggtGAGAGGGTGTAAACGTCAGAAATATTCACCCACTAACCATGAATGTTTCACTTAATATTCCAAATTATCGTCTTTTGAAAAGCATAGTGAACAATAGGATTTGATATTCTTGGATGTGTGAATTGCAAGAAAGTTGTCTTTAAACAAATATCGGTTTTTCTTTTGCCATTTTATCATTAAAGAGAACCTTTAtgtttgcatatttaaaaaaaatgtattctttatAGGGAGTGAATACAAATTTAAAAGCCAATAAAGCTTTATAGAAGACAGAATTTTGATTTTCCTTCATGTCGATTGAATCAATGCTAAAAAAAAACTGATGAAGCGAAACTTTCTTATTTACATAATCAGTAAAAAAGTAACAACTTTAACACCAGTCAGTCATATTATCACTATATATTGTTACGCTCTGGCCCTTGGCCTTATTTCATAAACTTAAACGTGTATTTTTCATCGTGTATAATTTGTGGCCTCCGTTTCACACTTCTCCATGCAGATGTCCCCGAGTACGCCTCGTATGGTATTTTTATGAGAGGAGTGGTTTACCTGTACTTAAACCTATCTAATGATTCTATTTAATTGATGTGTCATCTTCATTTAACGGTGCATTTGCCCAAATTTGTCTCAGTTTATCGTGACTTTCACTTGTCGGCGCCTTTCCTCATGTCTTGTTTTTCTTATGTACTACGTCATATTTATGGGCGGGGCCAAAGTATAAATAGCAAGGTTTGCGTGCACCGAGTAGGATTTTTCACCTCAATGCAGAACGATCGCAGAACTAAACTTGCAATCGAAATTATATTGCACCAAGCAAATTATATTTAAACTTATGCAGTAACATGACGCAAATTCATTTAAGATTTAACCAGAGATTGGTAATTGTTTATTCTGAAACTTTGTAAAGAGAATTTAATTCATTGTTCGGAGAATATCATAAAACCTGCGTCTGCCGTATTGCACCAAGTAGCGTACTCGGTGTTTACATTTTGGCTAGCACCAAGCAGATTTGCTCGGTGCTGCACCAAGTGGAATTACTTGGTGaaaagtatttttctttaatagaaagcttttagatatttaaatattAGTCTTTTATGATCCTTATAAAATTATGAGGTTAAAAATATATAACCTGCACCAAGCAGTATCTGAAATTATTTGCTCGATGTGCACCAAGTAAATTTCTAGCACCGACTAGATTCTTGCACCGACTAAATTGTTTGCACCGACTAGATTTCTTTGCACCAAATTATTATAATATAGCAGTTATGAATAAAATGTATCTTTGTTTATATTAAGATAACTCTATTCGTGTGTTTTATGAACTACTGTATCTGTTGTGAATTACTTCAGCTGAATTGATAATAATATTTAATACAATTTATGAACTCCATTATGGTTTTTATTATTACTTCCTTCACCAGAGGCCCACAAAAGTAACTACGGGTGTATATCCTGACAAGAAAACCCTGGAATGTTACAATGTATAAATATCTATGCAACATGTCTgacatattgttttcatttttttctcgaAGAAATttctcaacatttatatatgtataattatacTCTAAACATCAGCACAACAATGTTTAACCTGCAAAATTTGCCGGGATTCGTACTCGTACTATCGGGTACCGAGACAACACCGCATGCAATGTGTCCATGGCTCTAGACCACTCGGCCATGTAAACTGAACAAATAATTCAGCATTATGTGGCCTTGTGTGAGTTCCTTTCCTACTTAGTAGTATAGagttgtaacacagtacatggTATATAAGGCATGAAAGGAAATTGATTGCAGATAATCTTAATCGTAATGGATCGCAATcatattaacggtaccaatttttctgcagcAGATACGCATTTCAACAAtcaatgtctctttagtgatgcgcgaggctaaaatatttgaaacaaaaatcacattttttttcatcCGTTACTCGTGTGTTTATAATGGTTTTATAATTAAGGGTAAACTGTCGCGGATATATTACCAGTGCTTATACACTGAAATGTTATTAGTCTATCAATAAAACAATCCACAAAttgatatctatttttttttaaagagagaCGGAATTTTAAATTTCAAGGATGTTTTGGAAAAAAGACTTCCttaatcataatttttttcttaagaaatatCTCATTTACGATGAGTTTTGTATTGGCTTTTCttgtttgtataaataaaaaaaaatgaagaaatagcaGGAAGTGTCCGGTAAGGTCATTTCATACGTGCTTATTGGTAGGACAAACAGACAACACAGACTTATTCTGATTAACATCATATCACGGTGGAATCTAAATTTTGTTATTCAAAAACATGAGAAGTTTATACAACAATGTAAAGGATGCAattgaaatttctttaatcatttTTAAGAGAGATATAATTTGACGAGTTTCAAATTTCAAGAGtgtcagttttgaaaaaaaatcataactcactgtttttttttctagatcTCATTAACTTTGTGTGTTGTATTGCCTTTTGCTAgtaatataaaatcaaaaatgaagaaatagtagGACGTTTCCACGAATTTGATTGATTACGTGCTGTGCTTATTGGTAGGACAAAGCGACAGCACTGTCTTATTTCTAACAttgtctaaataaaataaaattacggtagattttgaaatttttaattaaaaaaagagaaGTTTTTTACAACAATGAATAGGAAGTAAGAGAAGAAGATATACCAATAAAATTCCAGAAGTTAATAATATATAACTAATGAAATGTATCTGTGGTATCCTTTATTTCatgttcaatgggatagatgccaTCACACACAAACATATATAGTCACCAAAAATTAACAGATGAATAGAAGGCTGTAACTTATAAAGCGGAACGATCATGATCGTTTCTTGTcgtttttctgaagaaaaatttcaaatgaattttacttaaaacgtaaaacaaaaatcaaagtaAAGATCATTTGCATTGCATATGTGCTCATTGGTGTCACACACCGTCAACCCATTCttatttctaaaacaaatcaTGTCGCGGTAGGATTTGAAATTTGTAAATGATAATAGAGAAGATCCGCGTGCCGATTTACATTCGGtgtcttttctacctcaggaatagttaccttagctgtattttaggaatttttgtccttaatgctcttcaactgtgtactcaatttgacctttttaacttttttggattcgagcgtcactgatgagtcttttgtagacgaaacgcgcgtctggcgtaaatacaaaatttaatccttgtatctatgatgagtttatttggggtaaatacaaaatacaaaatttaatcatggtatctatgatgagtttattggtcAATGAGACTAATTTCGTTAATCTATATTTGAATGGATGTAAATAGCAAGATCAGTCCGTTGATTGCAATTATCGAAAACAAAATTGGGAGGCATGTACAATCCTTATATTCacgattttttgtttttattgtatacTTATAATATTTTGGTATTTCACATGATCATGCTTTTCTCCGACTGCTAATAACGTCTTTGTACCTAATCGGTTGAAAATGGTCCGATTGATACTCTAGTTTTCGAGAATATGATTTATCAtaatttcatagtatatacctttttATAGACCAACTTAAACTTAgctgttattgactttgaacaatATTTCAGGAACTTTGTgtctgttgtctttattttagtTGTCTTTGTGCTGATTTCGACAGGTATTcttatattataatattaaacCATGGCCATCGTTTTAGGTAATGTATTGAGCGGTCACAAACAAtgttcgaacagcggtatattactgttgcctttatttacccttACGCCATTATATATTTCCCTGTCTCAaactgtaattcagtgatttggccacaccaatttgattccttgttcgacggacccgcccgcacctatttttttcaaaacagaatttttttattttttttatattcccgcttcccgcatccggaaatgtaatcatgtccatttccagcaccgtttttttttgtaaatattataaatagatatcaacatttttaaatcacagtctaacctgtatataacgattttaaacataaatgcaccccaccacactttgtaaatgtctgtgagaatatttgtttcagcatgaatagatataggaatatgtggtgtgagtgccaatgagacaactctccatacaaataacaatttaaaaagtaaaccatttatgaaacctatttatccaaagcgggagtgctccaatataaatttataaccgcggaaatacctgtaaagaacaaaaaaatggttaatttccccttacttatattccctatcaaaaaatgttcgttgtta
It includes:
- the LOC139512462 gene encoding uncharacterized protein isoform X3; protein product: MFRTMPPKRQASFGVAGAIKKMKTAAQRKQNSTVRPSGPPNPPNNPTVMSPDVMEELTNRVTERVASRMERRMEEIFDKIASKNNGNSDVQEAEVQHHVENLNRNIQGSGEQNNDNNIVVVSPEVLAVQPTVDKQIIGGQSAFVSCSLKPGGNIPDKIKQQIWAGQYINFHALLENDETKYRLQLVHGADNPELSITEEQNKKTLTLNQWLSAWNKFTAIICTKNPKLGSVIPHHMEIILEMSREGGNWQMYDIEFRKLIERGEAPWGCTHLELYMRAKLQGNLKTGNDNNKSGNTRWPVGVFFS
- the LOC139512462 gene encoding uncharacterized protein isoform X2, whose protein sequence is MFRVTMPPKRQASFGVAGAIKKMKTAAQRKQNSTVRPSGPPNPPNNPTVMSPDVMEELTNRVTERVASRMERRMEEIFDKIASKNNGNSDVQEAEVQHHVENLNRNIQGSGEQNNDNNIVVVSPEVLAVQPTVDKQIIGGQSAFVSCSLKPGGNIPDKIKQQIWAGQYINFHALLENDETKYRLQLVHGADNPELSITEEQNKKTLTLNQWLSAWNKFTAIICTKNPKLGSVIPHHMEIILEMSREGGNWQMYDIEFRKLIERGEAPWGCTHLELYMRAKLQGNLKTGNDNNKSGNTRWPVGVFFS
- the LOC139512462 gene encoding uncharacterized protein isoform X4, whose product is MPPKRQASFGVAGAIKKMKTAAQRKQNSTVRPSGPPNPPNNPTVMSPDVMEELTNRVTERVASRMERRMEEIFDKIASKNNGNSDVQEAEVQHHVENLNRNIQGSGEQNNDNNIVVVSPEVLAVQPTVDKQIIGGQSAFVSCSLKPGGNIPDKIKQQIWAGQYINFHALLENDETKYRLQLVHGADNPELSITEEQNKKTLTLNQWLSAWNKFTAIICTKNPKLGSVIPHHMEIILEMSREGGNWQMYDIEFRKLIERGEAPWGCTHLELYMRAKLQGNLKTGNDNNKSGNTRWPVGVFFS
- the LOC139512463 gene encoding uncharacterized protein — its product is MGLFDGISKFILVSAILTAVGFLVHLIGYGAPYWLKIGDLNTGLWKYCFGSQCINTVSEPFKNTFAIYEGWLAAVQAFETLAFLANLATMAVMGLRFTVMKEQKILPIGIFIFQFASVGLTLLGVIIYGAKSPLSNYGYAFVFEIISAIIILVAGVFSFLDWRGASVPA